The Thermodesulfovibrionales bacterium genome includes a region encoding these proteins:
- a CDS encoding LptA/OstA family protein, whose amino-acid sequence MGYYSSLSLSVSGKIVRVFALLPLLLLSLAPTPCQGEEKPFETKGPIVINSTSLTADNKAHTALFEGSVTARTDNGTISSDSMLVSYAEGGNVTRIDAKGHVRLVRGDRVITSEEATYFADDEKVIFTGDPRATEGGNVVSGTKMTYLMKEDRSIVENPKVFIENKKTK is encoded by the coding sequence ATGGGATACTACAGTTCTTTGTCCCTTTCGGTTTCCGGAAAGATAGTAAGGGTATTTGCCCTTTTGCCCCTGCTCCTCCTTTCCCTTGCACCTACACCCTGCCAGGGTGAAGAGAAGCCATTCGAAACCAAGGGGCCGATTGTCATAAATTCAACGAGCCTGACAGCGGATAACAAGGCCCATACCGCCCTTTTTGAAGGTTCCGTCACTGCGCGGACAGACAACGGGACGATCTCTTCAGACAGCATGCTCGTCTCGTATGCAGAGGGAGGCAACGTGACGAGGATTGATGCGAAGGGACACGTGAGACTGGTAAGGGGCGATCGGGTCATAACCTCCGAAGAAGCCACTTATTTCGCCGACGACGAGAAGGTGATTTTTACGGGAGATCCCAGGGCGACTGAAGGAGGCAATGTGGTTTCGGGGACAAAGATGACATACCTCATGAAGGAAGACCGCTCGATCGTCGAAAACCCTAAGGTCTTCATCGAGAACAAGAAGACGAAATAA
- the lptC gene encoding LPS export ABC transporter periplasmic protein LptC, producing the protein MRYVGLIVLSLLALSYLLFSGEKEYRIGSSLKTNSYIEGLRIVHKKNGTDSWVISAKKADFTRDETVAKMSAVTVNAIKEGVVLNADSGTYNLTTRAVLLEDNIKIRIKDSVISAKSLSWDPSQETLTSPDRVRMDGKNFRIEGDGLVATQDQKVKLMKNVQATFF; encoded by the coding sequence GAGGTATGTAGGTCTCATTGTCCTCTCCCTGCTCGCCCTATCCTATCTCCTCTTCAGCGGAGAGAAGGAATACAGGATAGGCTCGTCGTTGAAAACAAACTCATATATTGAAGGACTGCGTATCGTGCACAAAAAAAACGGCACTGATTCCTGGGTGATCTCCGCGAAAAAGGCCGATTTCACGAGGGACGAAACCGTCGCCAAGATGAGTGCGGTAACCGTAAACGCGATAAAAGAAGGGGTCGTACTGAACGCCGATTCGGGAACCTACAACCTGACAACGCGGGCAGTCCTCCTTGAGGATAACATAAAGATACGAATCAAGGATTCCGTCATCTCCGCGAAGTCTCTCTCGTGGGATCCTTCACAGGAAACGCTGACTTCCCCCGACAGGGTCCGGATGGACGGTAAGAACTTCAGGATAGAGGGTGACGGGCTTGTCGCCACTCAGGACCAGAAAGTGAAACTCATGAAAAATGTTCAGGCGACATTCTTTTAG